A genome region from Microbacterium profundi includes the following:
- the lipB gene encoding lipoyl(octanoyl) transferase LipB, with product MLDILTPGLAPAYVPYLDGWELQRSIHHDVTDGTRPDTLILLEHEAVYTAGKRTEPQERPQDGTPVVDVDRGGKITWHGPGQLVGYPIVRLPEPMDVVAHVRRLERLLIDILRPFGVDGYQVEGRSGVWVRRPLSEDKVAAIGVRVQQGVTMHGFAINCDNTLAGFRGIIPCGITDAGVTTVSEVLGRDVSPADIVDAVAEAFVGEYSDAEYSDAEYEGVPA from the coding sequence ATGCTCGACATCCTCACGCCCGGTCTCGCACCGGCATACGTCCCCTATCTCGACGGCTGGGAGCTGCAGCGCAGCATCCATCACGATGTCACAGACGGCACTCGCCCCGACACGCTGATCCTTCTGGAGCACGAGGCCGTGTACACCGCAGGAAAGCGCACCGAGCCGCAGGAGCGCCCACAGGACGGCACCCCTGTGGTCGATGTCGACCGCGGCGGCAAGATCACCTGGCACGGGCCCGGCCAACTCGTCGGATACCCGATCGTGCGCTTGCCAGAGCCCATGGACGTCGTCGCGCACGTGCGTCGCCTCGAGCGACTACTGATCGACATCCTGCGTCCGTTCGGCGTCGATGGATATCAGGTCGAAGGGCGCAGCGGTGTGTGGGTGCGGCGTCCGCTCTCCGAGGACAAGGTGGCGGCGATCGGCGTGCGCGTGCAGCAGGGTGTCACGATGCACGGCTTCGCGATCAACTGCGACAACACGCTCGCAGGCTTCCGCGGCATCATCCCGTGCGGCATCACCGATGCCGGAGTCACGACGGTCAGTGAGGTGCTCGGGCGCGACGTGTCCCCCGCCGACATCGTGGACGCGGTCGCGGAAGCCTTCGTCGGTGAATACTCGGATGCTGAGTACTCGGATGCTGAGTACGAAGGAGTACCCGCATGA
- the lipA gene encoding lipoyl synthase encodes MSAAAPEGRKLLRLEIRNAETPIERKPEWIKTKAKMGPEYTALHSLAKEEGLHTVCQEAGCPNIFECWEDREATFLIGGSQCTRRCDFCQIDTGKPADYDTDEPRRVAESVTRMGLRYATVTSVARDDLPDTGAWLNAETVRRIHAENPNTGVELLANDHNGDPAYLGQIFDARPEVFAHNVETVPRIFKRIRPAFRYERSLGVLTQARDAGLITKSNLILGMGESPEEVVQALQDLHDAGCDIITITQSLRPTPRHLPVARWVKPAEFVEFKEEAERIGFLGVLAGPLVRSSYRAGRLWAQSMLSKGREIPPHLSHIADSADLGFAQAV; translated from the coding sequence ATGAGCGCCGCCGCTCCTGAAGGACGCAAACTCCTCCGGCTGGAGATCCGCAACGCGGAGACGCCGATCGAGCGCAAGCCGGAGTGGATCAAGACCAAGGCGAAGATGGGACCGGAGTACACCGCGCTGCACTCGCTGGCCAAAGAGGAGGGTCTGCACACCGTCTGCCAGGAGGCCGGCTGCCCGAACATCTTCGAGTGCTGGGAGGATCGCGAGGCGACGTTCCTCATCGGCGGCTCACAGTGCACCAGACGCTGCGACTTCTGCCAGATCGACACGGGCAAGCCCGCCGACTACGACACCGACGAGCCGCGCCGCGTCGCCGAGAGCGTGACCCGGATGGGGTTGCGCTACGCCACGGTCACGAGCGTCGCCAGAGATGATCTCCCCGACACCGGCGCCTGGCTCAACGCCGAGACGGTGCGTCGGATCCACGCCGAGAATCCCAACACCGGTGTCGAACTGCTCGCGAACGACCACAACGGCGACCCGGCATATCTCGGTCAGATCTTCGACGCCCGTCCGGAGGTGTTCGCGCACAACGTCGAAACGGTGCCGCGCATCTTCAAGCGCATCCGGCCGGCCTTCCGCTACGAACGCTCGCTCGGAGTGCTCACCCAGGCTCGGGATGCCGGTCTCATCACGAAGTCGAACCTCATCCTCGGCATGGGTGAATCACCGGAAGAGGTCGTGCAGGCCCTTCAGGATCTGCACGACGCAGGCTGCGACATCATCACGATCACGCAGTCCCTCCGCCCGACTCCCCGTCATCTGCCGGTCGCGCGCTGGGTGAAGCCCGCCGAGTTCGTGGAGTTCAAGGAAGAGGCTGAGCGAATCGGCTTCCTCGGCGTCCTCGCCGGTCCCCTCGTGCGCTCGTCTTACCGTGCGGGCCGCCTGTGGGCGCAGTCCATGCTCTCGAAGGGACGCGAGATCCCGCCGCACCTATCGCACATCGCTGACAGCGCGGACCTCGGGTTCGCGCAGGCGGTCTGA
- a CDS encoding DUF2004 domain-containing protein, which yields MAIEHDYFGLLSSGPDGSIFWSETVELGDQAVTVDLTAPDQDDVSADALDIAAALISGLEQVDGAARRGMLAEVDDRASEVTEYILQQQEAYGDELEDVLVDVSADPAVDIIRSMRLMSMTILADEHGGSEPFAVLEYALDPDNTDDVLLVNLSSDGSVQSVMSGD from the coding sequence ATGGCGATCGAACACGACTACTTCGGCCTCCTGTCCTCGGGGCCGGACGGATCGATCTTCTGGTCCGAGACGGTGGAGTTGGGCGACCAGGCGGTGACGGTCGACCTCACCGCGCCTGATCAGGATGACGTCTCTGCAGACGCGCTCGACATCGCCGCCGCGCTCATCTCCGGGCTCGAGCAGGTGGATGGCGCCGCGCGCCGCGGCATGCTCGCCGAGGTCGACGACCGTGCGAGCGAGGTGACCGAGTACATCCTGCAGCAGCAGGAGGCTTACGGCGACGAACTCGAAGACGTGCTCGTCGACGTCAGCGCGGATCCGGCGGTCGACATCATCCGCTCGATGCGTCTCATGAGCATGACGATCCTCGCGGACGAGCACGGCGGGTCAGAGCCGTTCGCGGTTCTGGAGTATGCACTCGACCCGGACAACACCGATGACGTGCTCCTGGTGAACCTGTCTTCTGACGGCTCAGTGCAGTCGGTCATGAGCGGCGACTGA
- the ftsY gene encoding signal recognition particle-docking protein FtsY, producing MAEKSWSLGRALRGMFVKPTIDETTWEDLETALITADFGPDISERIVDELREKVDRYRTTDPQDLQRMLRETLEEHFAKFDTTLKLTERPAVVLVVGVNGVGKTTTIGKFTKFLRGYQRSVVVGAADTFRAAAVDQLATWAQRGGAAIVRPQQEGQDPASVAYQTIEYAQREGIEIAIIDTAGRLHTKGGLMDELSKIRRVIEKQAPISEVLLVLDATTGQNGVMQAEAFLEHAGVTGLVLTKLDGSAKGGFVLAVQERTGIPVKLLGQGEGIDDLTGFTPHVFVASLVGQ from the coding sequence ATGGCGGAGAAGTCCTGGTCCCTCGGCCGCGCGCTGCGCGGGATGTTCGTCAAGCCCACGATCGATGAGACGACCTGGGAAGACCTCGAGACCGCGCTGATCACTGCAGACTTCGGCCCCGACATCTCGGAGCGGATCGTCGACGAGCTGCGCGAGAAGGTCGATCGCTACCGCACCACCGATCCTCAGGACCTGCAGCGCATGCTGCGCGAGACGCTCGAGGAGCACTTCGCGAAGTTCGACACGACCCTCAAGCTCACCGAGCGTCCAGCGGTCGTGCTCGTCGTCGGAGTGAACGGCGTCGGCAAGACGACGACGATCGGCAAGTTCACCAAGTTCCTGCGCGGTTACCAGCGCAGCGTGGTCGTCGGCGCCGCCGACACGTTCCGTGCGGCCGCCGTCGATCAGCTCGCGACCTGGGCCCAGCGCGGGGGAGCGGCGATCGTCCGTCCGCAGCAGGAAGGCCAGGATCCGGCATCCGTCGCCTACCAGACCATCGAGTACGCCCAGCGCGAAGGCATCGAGATCGCGATCATCGACACCGCGGGTCGCCTGCACACCAAGGGCGGGCTCATGGATGAGCTGTCGAAGATTCGCCGTGTGATCGAGAAGCAGGCGCCGATCAGTGAGGTTCTCCTCGTGCTCGACGCGACCACGGGACAGAATGGCGTCATGCAGGCTGAGGCCTTCCTCGAGCACGCCGGTGTCACCGGTCTCGTGCTCACGAAGCTCGACGGTTCGGCCAAGGGCGGCTTCGTGCTCGCGGTGCAGGAGCGCACCGGCATCCCCGTGAAACTGCTCGGTCAGGGTGAGGGAATCGACGACCTCACCGGCTTCACGCCGCACGTCTTCGTCGCATCCCTTGTCGGGCAGTGA
- the smc gene encoding chromosome segregation protein SMC: MHLKSLTLKGFKSFAQPTSFVFEPGVTCIVGPNGSGKSNVVDGLAWVMGEQGAKTLRGGKMEDVIFAGTSTRGPLGRAEVQLTIDNSDGALPIEFAEVTISRTLFRNGSSEYAINGSGCRLLDVQELLSDSGLGREMHVIVGQGRLDTVLQASPEDRRGFIEEAAGILKHRRRKEKTLRKLDAMESNLTRLSDLAGEIRRQLKPLGRQAEIAREAQTIAAVVRDAKARIFADDVVALRTALADHTRTEQERHTERLVLTDQADTVRAGIARLEADQNSAGVDEARRVAFGLEQAQERMRSLYTLANQRLALLGSEEDDAAVTSVTVTQATIDEAKDEITTISAGLGDAQDAAVSASREVVDARAELDTLDVDIAEQSALVSQHDMRLTALRGTAEAAASALAAVRGAVLRQVAALEAADERRREAADALEQIDDAEAPEGTAAEHAAAYETAQREATAAETELEGLRERLHSVEREAESLTAKASALSSALSLSGGAAEVVKAGGAGVRGLVGDAVQVTAGYEAAIAAVLGPLAEGVLVDDAAAAFALAEESAQQQRGIIDFVLADALRPTTDLPTIDGVTRATDVVSAPDGVLGVLSYVLIAEDRSAARRARAALDALGDTAVTIVTTGGDVVTAQTLRTGSGGERSRLELTAERDAARERLDEVRVIVDSLREAREEASERVEVTRRQAKESLRALREHDAALATHAEQLNRVTVRHESAVAECERLEAGVAQAQAAVADAEAGSAAATAALEEAQATPRPVLDASARDGLLEALETAREGEVRARLEIETLRERVRAAQARVASLERQREQERDAAAEAARRAVIRRAQREAAAAVAAELPRILDSLDRSVTEARVGLTEAENARSAQNEELTALRVQESSLRERLSGLTESVHGLELQIHEKKLHLTSLLERVASELALDEDILVAEYGPDQPVPRDPLAEADPEAIDDIDPTAIPYDRRMQERRLAESERKLTQLGRVNPLALEEFAALEQRHAFLTEQLADLTQTRQDLLTIIGDLDERMQTIFASAFEDTQRAFGEVFPLLFPGGSGSISLTDPENMLTTGIEVSVRPVGKKIERLSLLSGGERSLAAVALLVAIFKARPSPFYILDEVEAALDDANLGRLLTVFEQLRESSQLLIITHQKRTMEIADALYGVSMRQDGVSAVVGQRVGDRAAAAS, from the coding sequence ATGCATCTGAAGAGCCTGACCCTCAAGGGCTTCAAATCGTTCGCGCAGCCCACGAGCTTCGTGTTCGAACCCGGCGTCACGTGCATCGTCGGACCCAACGGCTCCGGCAAATCGAATGTCGTCGATGGGCTCGCGTGGGTGATGGGGGAGCAGGGCGCGAAGACGTTGCGCGGCGGCAAGATGGAAGACGTCATCTTCGCGGGAACGTCCACGCGCGGACCGCTTGGTCGTGCGGAGGTGCAGCTGACGATCGACAACAGCGACGGTGCTCTGCCGATCGAGTTCGCTGAGGTCACGATCAGCCGCACGCTGTTCCGCAACGGCTCCAGCGAGTATGCGATCAACGGTTCGGGTTGCCGGCTGCTCGATGTGCAGGAGCTGCTCAGCGACTCAGGCCTCGGCCGCGAGATGCACGTCATCGTCGGGCAGGGACGACTGGATACCGTGCTCCAAGCGTCACCGGAGGATCGCCGCGGATTCATCGAGGAGGCCGCCGGCATCCTCAAGCATCGCCGGCGCAAGGAGAAGACGCTCCGCAAGCTCGACGCGATGGAGAGCAACCTCACGCGTCTCAGCGATCTTGCCGGCGAGATCCGACGTCAGCTCAAGCCGCTCGGCAGACAGGCCGAGATCGCCCGTGAGGCGCAGACCATCGCGGCCGTCGTGCGCGATGCCAAGGCACGCATCTTCGCCGACGACGTCGTCGCCCTGCGCACGGCACTCGCCGACCACACACGCACCGAGCAGGAGCGTCATACCGAGCGTCTGGTGCTCACGGACCAGGCCGACACTGTGCGGGCGGGTATCGCGAGGCTCGAAGCGGATCAGAATTCGGCCGGCGTGGACGAGGCGCGCCGGGTGGCGTTCGGACTCGAGCAGGCGCAGGAACGGATGCGTTCGCTCTACACGCTTGCGAACCAGCGGCTCGCGCTGCTCGGTTCCGAGGAGGACGATGCGGCGGTCACCTCGGTGACGGTGACGCAGGCGACGATCGACGAGGCCAAGGATGAGATCACGACGATCTCCGCGGGACTCGGCGATGCTCAGGATGCCGCGGTGTCGGCGAGCCGCGAGGTCGTCGATGCGCGAGCGGAGCTCGACACGCTCGACGTGGACATCGCCGAGCAGAGCGCGCTCGTCTCGCAGCACGACATGCGGTTGACGGCGTTGCGCGGCACGGCCGAGGCCGCGGCATCCGCTCTCGCTGCAGTGCGCGGTGCGGTGCTGCGCCAGGTGGCTGCGCTCGAGGCCGCCGACGAACGCCGTCGAGAGGCCGCAGACGCCCTGGAGCAGATCGACGACGCGGAGGCGCCGGAAGGCACTGCGGCCGAACACGCTGCGGCATATGAGACCGCGCAACGCGAGGCGACGGCGGCCGAGACCGAACTCGAGGGACTGCGGGAGCGGCTTCACTCCGTGGAGCGCGAGGCGGAGTCGTTGACGGCGAAGGCGTCGGCACTGAGTAGTGCGCTGTCCCTGTCGGGCGGAGCCGCCGAGGTCGTGAAGGCCGGCGGCGCCGGTGTCAGAGGTCTCGTCGGCGATGCCGTTCAGGTGACGGCCGGCTACGAAGCCGCGATCGCCGCTGTGCTGGGGCCGCTCGCGGAAGGCGTGCTGGTCGATGATGCGGCTGCGGCGTTCGCGCTGGCTGAGGAATCAGCGCAGCAGCAGCGCGGCATCATCGATTTCGTCCTGGCGGACGCACTTCGACCGACCACCGACCTTCCCACGATCGACGGCGTGACACGCGCGACCGACGTCGTGAGCGCACCGGACGGTGTGCTCGGCGTGCTCTCGTACGTGCTCATCGCGGAGGATCGTTCTGCCGCCCGCCGTGCGCGCGCTGCTCTGGACGCACTCGGCGACACGGCGGTGACGATCGTCACGACCGGTGGGGACGTGGTGACCGCGCAGACGCTGCGGACAGGTTCCGGTGGTGAGCGATCCCGGCTCGAACTGACGGCTGAGCGCGATGCGGCCAGGGAACGCCTCGACGAGGTACGCGTGATCGTGGATTCGCTGCGTGAGGCGCGTGAAGAAGCATCGGAACGCGTGGAGGTCACCCGTCGTCAGGCCAAGGAGTCGTTGCGGGCGCTGCGCGAACACGATGCGGCACTGGCGACGCACGCCGAGCAGTTGAATCGCGTCACGGTGCGACACGAGTCCGCGGTGGCCGAGTGCGAACGGCTCGAGGCCGGTGTCGCGCAGGCGCAGGCCGCGGTGGCGGACGCCGAGGCGGGATCGGCCGCAGCAACGGCAGCCCTCGAGGAGGCTCAGGCGACACCTCGACCCGTACTGGACGCGTCGGCACGCGATGGGCTGCTCGAGGCGCTGGAGACGGCGCGCGAGGGTGAAGTACGTGCCCGATTGGAGATCGAGACCCTGCGAGAGCGCGTGCGCGCGGCACAGGCCAGGGTCGCGAGTCTCGAGCGCCAGCGCGAGCAGGAACGGGATGCCGCTGCAGAGGCGGCTCGCCGGGCGGTGATCCGGCGTGCGCAGCGTGAAGCGGCAGCTGCTGTCGCTGCGGAGCTCCCACGCATACTCGACTCGCTCGACCGCTCGGTCACAGAAGCGCGCGTCGGTCTCACAGAGGCGGAGAACGCCAGATCGGCCCAGAACGAGGAACTCACCGCGCTTCGGGTGCAGGAGAGCTCGCTGCGCGAGCGACTGTCCGGGCTCACGGAGAGCGTCCACGGGCTCGAGCTTCAGATCCATGAGAAGAAGCTGCATCTGACGAGTCTGCTGGAGCGCGTGGCATCCGAACTGGCGCTCGACGAAGATATTCTCGTTGCGGAATATGGTCCGGATCAGCCGGTGCCGCGCGATCCGCTGGCAGAGGCGGACCCCGAGGCGATCGACGACATCGACCCGACCGCCATTCCCTACGACCGGCGGATGCAGGAGCGACGTCTTGCGGAATCGGAGCGCAAGCTCACGCAGTTGGGCCGGGTGAATCCGCTCGCCCTGGAGGAGTTCGCCGCCCTCGAGCAGCGGCACGCGTTCTTGACCGAGCAGCTCGCCGACCTCACTCAGACTCGGCAGGACCTGCTGACGATCATCGGCGACCTCGACGAGCGGATGCAGACGATCTTCGCCAGCGCATTCGAAGACACTCAGCGCGCGTTCGGCGAGGTCTTCCCGCTGCTGTTCCCCGGCGGCTCGGGCAGCATCTCGCTCACAGATCCGGAGAACATGCTCACGACCGGCATCGAGGTGTCCGTGCGTCCAGTGGGAAAGAAGATCGAACGCCTGTCGCTGCTGTCCGGCGGGGAGCGCTCACTTGCCGCCGTCGCACTGCTGGTGGCGATATTCAAGGCCAGGCCGAGCCCGTTCTATATCCTCGACGAGGTGGAGGCGGCGCTCGACGACGCCAACCTCGGCCGTCTGCTGACGGTGTTCGAGCAGCTCCGCGAGAGCTCTCAGCTGCTGATCATCACCCACCAGAAGCGCACCATGGAGATCGCTGACGCCCTGTACGGCGTCTCGATGCGCCAGGACGGCGTCTCGGCAGTGGTCGGCCAGCGCGTGGGGGACAGGGCCGCTGCGGCGAGCTGA
- a CDS encoding GNAT family N-acetyltransferase, translated as MNIRLTDTATLHPLVLPARADAVPSDVIRTYADVRNTSIRETTGRDDDVLTAEELLPVLYSSRASQKRQWYIEEFGEMVGCMAVDMLQDADADTAIGVIALLHAHSGRGIGTAALRHLESETRAAGARALLCWVEHRAGADDVLAAPTGFGTIPRDGAARFLERHGFVLEQIERASTLTWDGDSTSVLENALETAQSHARDYRVVQWMLPTPVEYVDGYAWMKSRMSTDVPDADLGIPEEIWDADRVRELERRQAAKGFALQVTAAQHITTGELCAFNELAIRRSDPSDVTHQYDTLVLADHRGHRLGMLVKAAGLLGWHEQHPQSPGVITYNAEENRPMLDINEAIGFTPIAYEGVWKKELT; from the coding sequence ATGAACATCCGACTGACAGATACCGCGACGCTGCATCCGCTCGTGCTTCCCGCACGGGCGGATGCAGTGCCGTCCGATGTGATCCGCACCTACGCGGACGTGCGCAATACGTCCATACGTGAGACGACCGGCCGCGACGATGATGTCCTCACCGCTGAGGAGCTGCTGCCGGTGCTGTACAGCTCACGCGCATCGCAGAAGCGGCAGTGGTACATCGAGGAGTTCGGCGAGATGGTCGGCTGCATGGCCGTGGACATGCTGCAGGACGCCGACGCCGACACCGCGATCGGCGTCATTGCGCTTCTGCACGCGCACAGCGGGCGCGGCATCGGTACCGCGGCCCTGCGCCACCTGGAATCCGAGACGCGCGCGGCAGGCGCACGAGCACTCCTCTGCTGGGTTGAGCATCGCGCAGGCGCCGACGACGTTCTTGCCGCTCCCACCGGCTTCGGCACCATCCCCCGTGACGGGGCAGCACGATTCCTGGAACGCCACGGCTTCGTCCTCGAGCAGATCGAGCGCGCGAGCACGCTGACGTGGGACGGTGATTCGACATCTGTTCTCGAGAACGCGCTCGAAACCGCGCAGTCTCACGCTCGGGACTATCGCGTCGTCCAGTGGATGCTCCCGACGCCCGTCGAATACGTCGACGGCTACGCATGGATGAAATCGCGCATGTCGACGGATGTTCCTGATGCGGATCTGGGCATTCCGGAGGAGATCTGGGATGCCGACCGCGTGCGAGAACTCGAACGACGACAGGCTGCGAAGGGATTCGCGTTGCAGGTGACTGCCGCGCAGCACATCACCACCGGCGAGCTTTGTGCCTTCAACGAACTCGCGATCCGCCGGTCGGACCCGAGCGACGTCACGCACCAGTACGACACGCTCGTACTCGCCGATCATCGCGGGCATCGGCTCGGAATGCTCGTGAAAGCAGCAGGGCTGCTCGGCTGGCACGAGCAGCATCCGCAATCACCGGGCGTGATCACCTACAACGCGGAAGAGAACCGCCCCATGCTCGACATCAACGAGGCGATCGGATTCACCCCGATCGCCTACGAGGGCGTCTGGAAGAAGGAACTGACATGA
- a CDS encoding GNAT family N-acetyltransferase, producing the protein MSEITITDLVVPERLDSPDAAGFHAMVAIGNRQAEEDAGIDDLVETAEEMLPSWRDQTDRSQRGFIAHRDGDIVGAAYLSTANDAEATSAEMGIMVESACWGVGVEQALLERVERVARDLGRTSVQSWTLHPATSNERMLTPATGWGSVAATALSDLLTANDYVLEQVERNSILPLDGPLTLAEEKLRAAKAFAGDDYRVVSWTLPTPEHLRAGYADVISRMATDVPSGDLDIDAEVWDADRVVRHDKNIADGGQLLSVAAVEHVSTGTLVAFNELVIGSDRTGVTHQFGTLVVKEHRGKRLGTIVKCANLLRWREIAPDSPKISTFNAEENRPMLDINEAIGFVPASFAGGWQKKLA; encoded by the coding sequence ATGAGCGAGATCACGATCACCGACCTCGTCGTGCCCGAGCGACTCGATTCTCCCGACGCCGCCGGATTCCACGCGATGGTGGCGATCGGCAACCGACAGGCCGAGGAGGATGCCGGCATCGACGATCTCGTCGAGACGGCCGAGGAGATGCTGCCGTCATGGCGCGATCAGACGGATCGAAGCCAGCGCGGATTCATCGCACACCGAGACGGTGACATCGTCGGCGCCGCCTATCTGTCCACTGCCAACGACGCGGAGGCGACCTCGGCGGAGATGGGAATCATGGTGGAGTCCGCATGCTGGGGCGTGGGAGTGGAACAGGCTCTCCTGGAACGCGTCGAACGGGTTGCACGCGACCTCGGCCGCACGAGTGTGCAGTCGTGGACCCTGCATCCGGCCACGTCGAACGAACGGATGCTGACCCCCGCCACGGGGTGGGGGTCAGTCGCCGCCACGGCCTTGAGCGACCTCCTCACCGCGAACGACTACGTGCTCGAGCAGGTGGAGCGCAACAGCATCCTCCCGCTGGATGGACCGCTGACGCTGGCCGAGGAGAAGCTGCGCGCGGCCAAGGCATTCGCGGGCGACGACTACCGCGTCGTGTCGTGGACCCTGCCGACGCCTGAGCATCTGCGCGCCGGATACGCCGACGTGATCTCGAGGATGGCCACCGACGTGCCCAGCGGGGATCTCGACATCGACGCGGAGGTGTGGGACGCCGATCGCGTCGTACGCCACGACAAGAACATCGCCGACGGCGGCCAGCTGCTCTCCGTCGCAGCGGTCGAGCATGTCTCGACCGGAACGCTGGTGGCGTTCAACGAACTGGTGATCGGATCGGACCGCACCGGCGTCACCCATCAGTTCGGCACCCTCGTGGTGAAGGAGCACCGTGGCAAGCGGCTCGGCACGATCGTGAAGTGCGCGAATCTGCTGCGCTGGCGCGAGATCGCCCCGGATTCGCCGAAGATCTCGACGTTCAATGCCGAGGAGAACCGCCCGATGCTCGACATCAACGAGGCCATCGGCTTCGTTCCGGCCTCGTTTGCGGGCGGCTGGCAGAAGAAGCTCGCCTGA
- a CDS encoding ABC transporter ATP-binding protein, whose amino-acid sequence MNTPVLHAQSLTKTFGTTTALAGVDLIVGRGESVAIMGASGSGKTTLLHVLAGITAPDAGSVHYAPAHGAPVDITTRNERERSKLRRESFGFVFQQGLLIPELTAIENIALALMINGTSRRVALEHAAGWMASLGLAGMEERRIGELSGGQAQRVAIARAQVTGAELVFADEPTGALDSQTSNDVMDALLWSTTGQGRTLLVVTHDSEVAARCSRTVHVRDGHVIGTEIVNTGVTA is encoded by the coding sequence ATGAACACTCCCGTCCTCCATGCTCAGTCGCTGACCAAGACGTTCGGTACCACCACGGCCCTTGCCGGGGTCGATCTGATCGTCGGGCGCGGTGAATCCGTCGCCATCATGGGTGCGTCCGGTTCGGGCAAGACGACGCTCCTGCACGTACTCGCCGGCATCACCGCGCCTGACGCCGGGAGCGTGCACTACGCCCCAGCGCATGGCGCGCCCGTCGACATCACCACGAGGAACGAACGCGAGCGATCCAAGCTTCGCCGAGAGTCGTTCGGCTTCGTCTTCCAGCAGGGATTGCTCATCCCGGAGCTCACCGCGATCGAGAACATCGCGCTCGCGCTCATGATCAACGGCACGTCCCGTCGCGTCGCGCTCGAACACGCAGCGGGCTGGATGGCGTCGCTCGGGCTGGCGGGGATGGAGGAGCGCCGCATCGGGGAGCTTTCCGGCGGGCAGGCGCAACGTGTCGCCATCGCCCGCGCTCAGGTCACCGGCGCAGAACTCGTGTTCGCAGACGAGCCCACCGGAGCGCTCGACTCTCAGACCTCGAATGACGTGATGGATGCGCTGCTGTGGTCGACGACCGGTCAGGGCCGGACGTTGCTCGTCGTCACCCACGACAGCGAGGTCGCCGCACGGTGCTCACGCACGGTGCACGTGCGGGATGGCCATGTCATCGGCACAGAGATCGTCAACACGGGGGTGACCGCATGA
- a CDS encoding FtsX-like permease family protein: MNARVLALLLRPAPGQGSTLALPATAFAMVTALVLTVVGGAQKFWSWTDPDAGLYQALAAIALVLLVVPLATLGGAAARLSARRRDERLSTLRLLGVSPAGVTGATVLESTIVAAVGSLVGVLGYLALVPLVGLIPFRGEILGAAAILLPPIGILAVGAGVVLLAGISAVVGLRQVVISPLGVRMRTSVPRVHWVRAVLAGLVIAGAFVFVQVFPGTAGLVMTIAVLAGMFAVALAVLNLVGPWALKVHAQRGLRRAEHPSRLLSARLVLESPKAAWRQVSGIAMASFMAVFAGTGVALMNTMSATESTENLTLAVDIRTGLIITLVASFLMVAVSIGVNQASSILDQRELHRSLHFLGVPVETVDAARTRAIMSPLLFTAVGSALCAAVLVFPLVGIAVVVAPLSLVTIAAVVALGIALVWLGVRVTRPLLSTAFQPA; the protein is encoded by the coding sequence ATGAACGCCCGCGTGCTCGCACTCCTGCTGCGGCCTGCGCCCGGGCAGGGCAGCACGCTGGCGCTGCCCGCCACCGCGTTCGCGATGGTGACGGCGCTCGTACTCACCGTGGTCGGCGGCGCGCAGAAGTTCTGGAGCTGGACAGACCCGGATGCCGGGCTCTATCAGGCGCTCGCCGCGATCGCACTCGTGCTGCTGGTCGTGCCGCTGGCCACTCTCGGCGGCGCAGCCGCGCGACTCTCGGCGAGAAGACGTGACGAACGATTGTCGACGTTGCGGTTGCTCGGGGTCTCTCCCGCCGGTGTCACCGGCGCGACTGTGCTCGAATCGACGATCGTCGCCGCCGTCGGATCCCTCGTCGGCGTGCTCGGCTACCTCGCACTGGTTCCGCTGGTCGGCCTCATCCCGTTCCGAGGTGAGATCCTCGGGGCAGCGGCGATCCTGCTCCCGCCGATCGGCATTCTGGCGGTCGGCGCCGGTGTCGTCCTGCTCGCCGGCATCAGCGCCGTCGTCGGCCTCCGGCAGGTCGTCATCTCACCCTTGGGCGTGCGCATGCGCACATCCGTGCCACGAGTGCACTGGGTGCGCGCTGTACTGGCCGGGCTCGTCATCGCCGGCGCGTTCGTGTTCGTACAGGTCTTCCCCGGTACGGCGGGTCTCGTCATGACGATCGCTGTGCTCGCCGGGATGTTCGCCGTGGCTCTCGCAGTGCTGAACCTCGTCGGCCCGTGGGCGTTGAAGGTCCACGCCCAGCGCGGCCTGCGCCGTGCCGAACATCCGTCACGACTGCTCTCCGCGCGTCTGGTGCTCGAGTCCCCCAAGGCCGCATGGCGCCAGGTGAGCGGCATCGCGATGGCGAGTTTCATGGCTGTGTTCGCCGGAACGGGCGTCGCCCTCATGAACACGATGAGCGCGACGGAATCGACGGAGAATCTGACGTTGGCCGTCGACATCCGCACCGGCCTGATCATCACGCTGGTGGCCTCGTTCCTGATGGTCGCCGTCTCGATCGGCGTGAACCAGGCGTCCAGCATCCTGGATCAGCGCGAACTGCATCGCAGCCTGCATTTCCTCGGAGTGCCGGTGGAGACCGTCGATGCCGCGCGCACCCGCGCCATCATGTCCCCGCTGCTGTTCACTGCTGTCGGCTCCGCGCTGTGCGCGGCCGTGCTGGTGTTCCCGCTCGTCGGCATCGCAGTGGTCGTCGCGCCGCTGTCGCTCGTGACGATCGCCGCGGTGGTAGCGCTGGGGATCGCCCTCGTCTGGCTGGGAGTGCGCGTGACGCGGCCCCTGCTGAGCACGGCGTTTCAGCCCGCCTGA